The genomic region TCAGCTTCTGCTGCCGACGTGAGTTGGTACGACTGCTTGGCACCAGTGACAAGTGTCTGTCAGTTTTCCAGATTTGGAGGTGCGCAAGTTGGCCATCAAGTGGATCAGTAAGTTCTCCAACGACGAGCTCATCGACTACATCCCCCAGTTGGTCGTCGCGTTGCGTCACGAGACCTACGAGAATTCCTCCCTGGCTGAGTTCCTCCTGGATCGTGCTCTGTGCTCCCCCCGATTCGCGCACCACCTCTTCTGGTTGTTGAGTCACACCCTTCCCGGTTCCAACCCGCAGAACTCCTTCGCCGAACTGTCCGAAAGAGAGGAGATCACCATCAGCGAGGTGCGCCACCACAGACGCATGAAGTTGATGTTGAGGGCGCTGCTCGCCGTGTGCGGAGAAGCCCTCAGGGCTTCCTTCCTCTCCCAACAACTCCTAGTCAAAGTGAGTCCGGTTGCTCTCGCAGAATCGCGTTCGTGACCTTGGGTTTGCAGGATTTGAACGACATCGCCGAAGGGGTGAAAAAGACGAAAGAGTCGCAGCGCACCACGTATTTGCACAATCGATTGCGACTCGTGGACTCTAACTTGATGGACAACCCCACCAGTCTACCCCTATCTCCGACCTTGAAAATGGCAGGGGTCCAGGTCAAGTCGTCTTTCTATTTCCCGTCGTACACTCTACCCCTGAAGATCAGTTTCGTCGACCCCCACGACACCGTCGTCTCGGCGATCTACAAAGTGGGGGACGATCTGCAGCAAGACATGCTCACGCTGCAGATGGTGCGGCTGATGGACAAGCTGTGGCTGACCGAAGGGCTCGACTTGAAGATGGTCTCGTTCGTTTGCGTCCCCACGGGGAAGAAGAAAGGTGGGTAGAGGGGAAAATTGTGGGTTGTGATCGTGACGAGTTTGTGATGCAGGCATGATCGAGATGGTGACGAACGCCGAGACTCTGAGAAAGATCCAAGTGGAGCACGGCTTGACCGGTTCTTTCAAGGACAAACCGATCGCCGAGTGGTTGGCCAAGCACAACCCTTCGGAACTGGAGTACCAGAGAGCCGTCGAAAACTTCACAGCTTCGTGCGCCGGCTACTGCGTCGTCACTTACATCTTGGGGATCTGCGACCGACACAACGACAACATCATGCTGAAAACCTCCGGCCATCTGTTCCACATCGACTTCGGCAAGTTCCTCGGCGACGCTCAGATGTTCGGAAACTTCAAACGGTGAGTCCCACCCGATTTGACATGCACCTGTCACAATCTCGCCTCGACAGCGACCGAGCCCCGTTCGTTCTCACCTCGGACATGGCGTACGTGATCAACGGGGGCGACCGCCCCTCCGAGAAGTTCCACAAATTCGTCGACCTCTGCTGCCAGGCCTTCAACATCATCCGCGACAACGCCAACCTTCTCCTCTACCTCTTCACTCTGGTAACCGTCGAAACTGTGTCCAGACCCGTTCACAATTCCCTTGTCTCTAGATGGCATCGTCAGGCATCTGCGGCATGACTCCCGAGTCGGTCTCCTACTTGCACAAGGCCCTCCTCCCCAACATGTCGAATCCGGAAGCCGCCGCCTACTTCGCCCGCCTCATCGAGAGCTCGCTCAAGTCGTGGTTCACCCAGTTCAACTTCTTCCTGCACAATCTCGCGCAGATGAAGTTCTCCAACGATCACGACGAGGGGTCGCTGCTGTCGTTCGTGCCGAAGAGGTACAGCATGGCGACCGACGGCAAGCTGGTCCACGTGGAGGTCGCCAGCTACAAGAAGCGCTACGATCCGGACAAGTACTACGTATACGTCTTGGGGGTCTACAGGGAGGGGGACAAGAGCAAGATGGACATACAGAGGACGTACAAGGAGTTCTGCGAGCTCCACCAGAAGCTCTGCATTTATTTTCCGTTGGCCAAGCTGCACAGGTGAGAGATAAACCTACCCtgttaaggatgaactggaataacattgaaaaatggcgaaatttgcttaaaattggtacaatagtcctttcatccattctaaagaactgtgccaaatttaaaaaaatttggtcgaggaattttaaagttattaccttttaaaatttcgggatattttacacgtgttcttatgagaaatggagcaatggtcgcataaaaattgataaaaaacatatttcaaaaaggccaattttcttaaatttttcacacataaagtatccatatcgtagaattttctaatgaatttacaaaaaaagttggtcgaggattttccttgtaatcgctaattacatgtggaaaaacacggtttttgaggttatgtatctgttttaattcaataaaagtgaacaaaatgcatataattgacgtcggtatgcaacattacactcatatcgcacgttttactgCAGTTACtttaagaactttaacagaaatcaatgaaaattgaaatttagtatgcttttgtttactttcacgtacagtcttagtcaaaagattgtaaaatcacatgtaagtaattatctaaatatcaagaaaataaacacaaaatttacttgcaactcattacaattcgtttccaaaaattaaaaactattttttcaaatattgatttctcgtaataaacgtttcatagcattataagaattccgcaactttttgctgagattgttactccagttcatccttaagtagccaatctaaaaaaaaagtcattcaaaaatcaaaaaaccaccaacgtcgcattttcgtcgataattactatcggcaacgctgtctagtgtaaaatttggtgagacttgtaattttgaggttaaatgtttattccaagtgtcttgtttttcagggcatgtttaagtaaaaataataagaatcaataaataaatgaaacgtgctgctaataaaacaatatgaaggaaattaaaatcaagtgaattttattttgaatcaaataaatgtcataatttatagttaccaacatagtatgaaaaaatatctacctagggttttttaaattttaccaacctaaagcaacaggtggtggttttttgatttttgaatggactttatattCAGAATTAATGACATCGaggtaggcgttggaaattcaaatttacgttggcagcaaaacccttgctaataataccctagtttcgaTGCTGTTGGCACAGAATAGAATCAATCAGAAGACAAACTCTCTTGGGCGGGAAAAGTCCGCGCATCTAAGCCGCGCAGATGAAGCGGCCATAAGTTCAGAGTAGAAGTCAGTAGCGTATCATAACCGCGGTTGACGCAATTGGTTTTCTACCAGTGGTGGCGATACATGAATAATATTAAGATGAGTAAGCTCAAAGGTGGCATGGTTTGTACggcaaaaaaatgtgaaaacaaaGCCTACAACTGTAATTTGGCTTTCTTCACTTTTCCAAAAGAACATAATCGAGCAAGGTAAGAAACTACtattatgtaggtactttCATTAACTTTTGAACGTAATTTTTctgtcacataaaaaaatactctaaatTATGCTTTACTGAAATTGTCACATATGGATGACaaaattgttgtcaaatttatctacAATTTGTCAGTATGAGCGATGACAAAATattacgttgttaagtagaatatagcctaagggagtccgtttcggctcagggacgcgagggtcgcgggttcgattccgacccagggcgaaattaaaccagtcctagactgggtaacaaattttatttttatttattttctattttttattaataattaaaacctcgttctattccatttgtgtGATTCTTCATACTTCTTGAATTGAGgcgttaatttcaaaaacaacaTATGtccaaaaatgaagttttgaGAAAATCGATAAAAACTATTTATCTAATcgcgtgggataaatgacacttatcccactcatttgagtggaataaggaacttcgttaccggacgcatttcattactccactcagtgggataagtgagcttcattaccccactcagtgggataagtaggtcattattccactgagtggtgtaatgaaactggcggaaataaataagatttacctttttttttaattcggggcggtcttaaTATACAataaagcaatattacaggataaAGCCGGACATGTCCTCCTTTTTGACCAAAATGAAAACGTCCGGCCGGCTTTTTCACTCTTGATCTTgaaagcaaaatttttgtcCCTCAATCAAACTCAAAACTTAAGTCTTTACTTGACTCAACAAAATGATCATCAAAATTACTTCCTACGACGTTCACGTTCGCCGTTCGTATTTCAATCGTCAAAATTCTCAGTTATTTAATCAACGTATTCCTTACGGTCAGCGGGAAATACAAtactactctcgtgtcaaaaatggattactccctagaattcgaacttttagggaaataacgtttttcatgttgtgtgtaactagaattttcaaaagttattttgaatgcctaaggttggttactttgaattgagagattaaattcaaataaatatgccgccagtaaccaaaattgattgtgaaacgaaaaatcatctatcacttagcgagaaattagtcatttgcaactattacaattaatttgctgtcttacatttttgggatatcttttgtttgtcaccagaaaccacattgcctccaacctaaccaaatttatggcaacctagtaacgaatgtccctaaatcctagggagtaatcaatttttgacacgagagtatcgGATGTTTTTCGCACAAATAACTCAAAACAATTTATGCGAGTCCGGACCTGAACCTCGGGATCATGTTGTAAATGCGGACCTGATATTCTACGCTATAATAATGGCTGCCGCTGGCTGACTGTGAGATCAAAGGCGATTTTGCCGAATTTGCCTTCTGATTGTTTCTATTCTGTGCTGTTGGTATCCTTCGCTGTTAATTTGGTTTTGATATTATCttggaatcgttttgtgtttattttcttgttatagtatttggaatttcttcAATGAATTCGTAAAActtatagtccaattttttaaaaaatcaattgtcaatgtcaaaattccccCAAAGACCaggctgtaccaccctaaaacctttcgtttcgggacacctctatcgtaaaatctccctagatcaggtttgaggttatatcagtaattttcaaatgtcaggaaagtttcaggtgtaaccaaattttataccaaaagacaagaaataaagacgataatgACACTGAAAAGTGCAACTGAACATGTACaggaaaatgggaatttatttaatgtgtTATATAAGCAGTTTACCTATTCATTTTCAGAATCTAACCCCCAATCGTCTTCCAAATATGATTCTGCAGAAGAAGAATGCCCTCAATTGGTAGATTTCCCATCAGTTTTTTCCAGTCCTCTCTAATCAGTTCCTCGCAGTGACGAACCcatatattaaaagaaaatacctcGAATATGATGTGTGCATCTTTACTGCAATTTAGCATGGTCGGTTTTTCTGTCTGCATTTCTTCACGTAATCTAATCATAGCCAATTTTTCTCGTCGTGTTAGATCCTTGTTTTCGgaaactcatttaactttgtatttttatttaaatgtaattgcggCTTCAATAGCGCAAGCGCCTTCACAATTCACATCAAAATGActgacattttacgttgccaatcCAATAACTACCAAATAACCAGTGGCttataccaacatgacaacactttgacaattgatttaaaaaaaaaattggacatATCTAATCAAAATTCGACGTACAAATCTCAACAAGAACATTATTATCTGAAGAGGAACGATTGTTTGTGAGCTTTTTGGAAGCTGCTTCTTAGATGAAATCTTCAAGAACTAAAGTATTTTTTACGTGTTTTCTCTTGCTTATTTAAGGATCGCACAGataatatttcaattttttttgtttctcgtTGATAACGATCACAAACacttacacatttttttccgtGGAATTCGATAAACGACACCCAATTGTATTGAAATGTTACGATTTCAGACTTATGATTCGCTTAGGAGGCCGAATAGATTGTGATCGGTATTGAGTTATCGAATCGATCaccttcttgttttttttttttttttctatatttatcTTCTTGTTTGCAAAGTACGACTATGTGgaattcgtttttttttttttgtgatctaACGTGTTTGTTGTCAGTTGATATCTGCAAAAAATCCCAACAATCACAAGATAAACCCTATATCCCGTAATTGTTCGACTAATCCCCTTAATCTCTTCCGAAGACAATACACTTCgtagtttttttctttgtaaagGTTTGTGAAAGCCATTCTTTCGAATAACTGATAACAAGAAACGTAAAGATTTTCCATTGTCGCTGTGTATTTTTCCCGACGCGTCACATACCagaattatcaaataaaaaatgacgaCCGTGTTATCTAAAAAACATCGATTCGAAAGTACTGATCACCATATTTAACAACCATTAAAATGTAATACTTATCcaataaaacaatataataatataaaatatgatcGAAAAGTGTCAATAAATATTCACGCACTTGCACTGCTCCCATTCGACAAGGTGTCGTCGTCGTCATCATCGTCATCACTGTTGATGATGACATTTCTAGGTCTCACAACCGACGGTTCTTCTTCTTCGCCGAAGAATATACTCGTCGCTTGGCTGCTGTAGTTGATCGGACTTGACCTACCGTCGTTTCCGGCCCAACTGTCGTCATCCGAGTCTTCGGCGAAGTTGTGACCGATGTTGTCGACGAAATGAATCTTGAAGTTTCCGTCTTCTTCGTCGTCGTCTATTTGGAACGACGGCTGTTGCGGCGCTCTGCTTTTGCTTCCTCCCCCGCCGTCCGGGACTTGGGGGGCGGGCGGTTTCGGTGCTTGCTGCTTCGTTTGTGTCGTCGTTGCTGCTTTCGGCTGTGTTGGCGTCCTTGGCGCCGGCGAAGGTTCCGCTTTTGGCAGTCTCGTTGCAGGTTTGGGCGCTGCTATCTCGGCTATTGGTGCTGGCGCCTTAGCCTTGAACGCTGTTGTCTCGGCTCTTGGTGCTGGTGCCTTAGCTTTGGGCGCTGGCGTCTCCGCTTTTGGTGCTGCTGCCTTAGCTATGGGCGCTGCCGTCTCCGCTTTTGGTGTTGCTGCCTTAGCTTTGGGCGCTGTGATCTCAGCTTTCGCCGGTGCCGTCACAGCCCTCGCGGGTACCGTCTCAAACGTCGTCCCGTTAGTCGGCGCCTTCGGGAGCTCCCCGTTCGCCCTTAGTCCTTTGTTTTCGAAGACGCTCTTGATCTCCGCCTTGGTGGGTTGCCTCCTTTCTCTGATGACGTCATTCCTTCCAAGATTTGTGTTGCTGCACGACGGCAAATCGTCTAAAATGTCGCAACGATAAATCGTGGACGAGTCACTGAAAAGGCAACTTACTGGGTGACGCATCGAATTCGGAGAAGGTGTGAAACTTGACGCAGACCACTCGACTGTTGGTGGCCTTCTTCTGTTTCTTCTCTTTGCCGATGAGTTTGCCTTTGAAACCGCCCAAAAGGCCCATTTTGTCGCTCGTCGACGATTCAAGATCCCATCACAATCACAAACCGCAGCGCAGGGACTGTGCGTGCCAATTCTGTCATTATCATCCGAACCGTTCGAGTAATTTATCAGTAGATAAACAATAACGAAAATAGGAATTCGCAATCGCCCTCTAATCTCGAGGTGTTACGCAGTTTAACGACGGGGCTGCACGTCGGCAGATCGAACATCAAGCAGGTAGCCGAGAAGCGCTACCAAGAGGTGAGCGCTTTCGTGACATCCCTGTTCAAATGCGCCGACGAGATCGCCCACTCCGACCTGGTCTACACCTTCTTCCATCCGCTCTTGCGCGACCAGTACAGCACCGAAGAAGGGACCAGAAGGAGCAAAGGTAAGCAAGTCCGCGCGGCAACCCTTGCATCACTCCCGCCCTATCTTTCCAGACAGAAAAGCCTACTCGAAGAATGAGGCGCGCCGGCTCAAGGGCCAGCTCAAGCTGTCCTTCCAGTTCTCGAAGGGCGTCTTCAGGGTGATGGTGTACCACGTGAGGGAGCTGCCTCTGCTCACCAACGGACAAGAGCCCTCGACTTACGTCAAGGTGTACCTGAGGCCCGACACCTCCAAAGAGACCAAGAGGAAGACCAAAGTGGTCAGGAAGAATTGCCACCCGAGCTTCGTCGAAATGGTGAGTAAATCGCGAGTGCAGGCGGAGAGTTGACCGATTATTTGCAGCTGGAGTACAGGATGGCGCTCGAACTCATCAAGGAGAAGAGTCTGCAGGCGACGGTTTGGAACTACGACCCCCTCCAGGAGAACGAGTTCCTGGGAGGGGTCGAGCTCCAGTTGAGCAACTTCGACTTGACCAAGGAGACCATCGAGTGGTACCCTCTGCTCAATCTCAGCAGATAGCAGTTGTTTTTTCCTGTGATGTCTGTTCAACTGTTGTGATCGGATCTACGAAATGGTGCTCTTCACGTCAGATCTTCTAGACGTGTCCACTCAACGCCTGAATCGCTTCGATTGGTTCGTCGCTGGCTCGAGGCTGGTTTACACGGTCGCGACTAGCGGCGAACGCGCGAACTAACCTTAATGTTGTTTTATCTTTATTTGCTTttagtcatttatttattggtaGTTTTAATTGTTACTGTTTGGTTGTATTTATCATACCAAAGCTACATTActctttattaatttacacGATTTTAAGCTATTTATTACACGATTCCATTTACTAAAAGTACACTTTATCCAGCATTCCCGGTTATAGATAATCAACTACTGTACTGTATCTACCGAATCATATCATAGTGAGCGATGCATTTAAgtcttttgtaattttgtctACAATATACATGTTTCATAGACGCACCCCTTTCGTTCCCCCGGACACCATTTCtcccaattaaaatttatcacGCAAATATTCCCGCCCAGATGACATCACCCGATCGGCTATGGGTCAAGGTTTAATCATCAATCGATTCGCTCGACTCTCGAGGGTCAATGAAACCATCGTCCGCTCCCATAAGAAATGGTATTCTTGTTATGGGCATGTAAATAAGAGCGCGTGGGTAAAATACCGATGGTCGCAGACACGGTGGAGATCGCAAGTGCAACATTGTCGGCGCGAAGTGTGTACAATGTTACCGAACGGTTCATCGGCCAAGGACACCGTTCcactataaaattttatctccAAGAGGGATTATCTACTATCACGTTCTTATTTTCACGAAATTATGTAAGATTATCAACGCGCCAgcttttctaataatttaacGTACACCTGATTACACCTTATCAGCGTACGCCTTGGAGgaaatgtattaattttttgataagaTAATTTTGTTGCCAATACACCGACGCCActtccaaataaaatattcgcTTGCGACAATGGCAAAAAGTACGTTTTGAACGACCGGGAAGTTCGTCACAAATTCCAAACCTGCATTTCTAAACGCGTTTTAAAtagttttgcaaattttcgaGCGAATTAGCGCGGtttaaattttatgcaaattgATTTGAccatttttttcgaatttttcgCATATGGCGAATCGCACGAATAAAAATACTGTCGCTGGCGCCGCTTCCGGAAGCTTCTGACAAccgttaatttattattaatcgtTTTATTAGCACTACATTAGATCTATCTGTATTTATTACACAATAATTtatcaacaaataaaaacaaatgagtCACGTTGCGAAACAAAAATgttctaaaaacaaaaaaatattt from Tenebrio molitor chromosome 8, icTenMoli1.1, whole genome shotgun sequence harbors:
- the LOC138137482 gene encoding sterile alpha motif domain-containing protein 1-like isoform X2, yielding MGLLGGFKGKLIGKEKKQKKATNSRVVCVKFHTFSEFDASPNDLPSCSNTNLGRNDVIRERRQPTKAEIKSVFENKGLRANGELPKAPTNGTTFETVPARAVTAPAKAEITAPKAKAAAPKAETPAPKAKAPAPRAETTAFKAKAPAPIAEIAAPKPATRLPKAEPSPAPRTPTQPKAATTTQTKQQAPKPPAPQVPDGGGGSKSRAPQQPSFQIDDDEEDGNFKIHFVDNIGHNFAEDSDDDSWAGNDGRSSPINYSSQATSIFFGEEEEPSVVRPRNVIINSDDDDDDDDTLSNGSSASA
- the LOC138137482 gene encoding sterile alpha motif domain-containing protein 1-like isoform X1, giving the protein MGLLGGFKGKLIGKEKKQKKATNSRVVCVKFHTFSEFDASPNDLPSCSNTNLGRNDVIRERRQPTKAEIKSVFENKGLRANGELPKAPTNGTTFETVPARAVTAPAKAEITAPKAKAATPKAETAAPIAKAAAPKAETPAPKAKAPAPRAETTAFKAKAPAPIAEIAAPKPATRLPKAEPSPAPRTPTQPKAATTTQTKQQAPKPPAPQVPDGGGGSKSRAPQQPSFQIDDDEEDGNFKIHFVDNIGHNFAEDSDDDSWAGNDGRSSPINYSSQATSIFFGEEEEPSVVRPRNVIINSDDDDDDDDTLSNGSSASA